The DNA segment GGCCGCCGGCGTCGCACCGATCGTCGAGGCGCTGGACGGCGACTCTAATCCGGGTGCCGGCGAGCGAAACGACGCCGCCGACGGGATCCAGATCACCGAACCGGCGCGGGGAGAGCAGATCGTCGAAGCGATCGAGGCGACCGACGGCGACGCCGTGGCGGTCGGGACCGGCGCGACCCAACGCGAACACGACCGTCTCGCTCGGGCCGGATTCCACGTCGAGCCGACCTGTGCCACGGCGACTGTCGCGCTCGACCGGTTCCGGGATCGGGGTGCGATCGACGACAAAGACGACGTGGTCGTGGCACTGACCGGGAGCGGCCTGAAAACCTCGTAGGGCCACACTGACCGATCTTGGCCCACTCACTGCGCGATCTGCCGGGAATTCGACTATCCGAGGAACTGTCGGACCTGGGCGGCCCGGACGACCCCGGCCCGGATCGCGTCGCCGTCTTCGCGCTCCAGTGCGTCGATGACATCGTCGGTCGCCGCACGGTGTCGCGGATCGAAATCGACGTCGACCAGATCGAGCCCCGCCGTCGCGCGCTCCTCGTCCAGCGGCAGGATCAGTTGTGAGCGAGGGTTGTAGTACCGTGCGGCGTCTTCGAGCGTCTCGAAGAACCGCGGGAACGCCTCCTCGACGAACGCGATGTCCTCCTCCGAGAGGCCAGCCAGCCCCATCAGCGTCGGCGGGAAGCCGATGCTGTACAACGTCGCGGTGTAGGTGATCGCCCGCGGGAGTTGCATCTCGCCGACCTCACGGGAGTACCCGAACAGCCCCACGTGGAGCTTCCGGGCCCGCCGTTTGGGCGTGTACTCGGCGATCCGGTTGACCAGCGGCGCGACCTGCTCGACTTGCTCGGCGTAGACCTCCTCGACGGCGTCGACGACCTCCAGCGCGCGTTCCTCGTCGATGCGTTTCTCGTGTCGACTCTCCGGTGCCGATCGGAGCGTCTCGATCGCCCCCTGGACCGTCTCGATCGGGTAGTCGTACTTGAACGCCGACTGGACGGTGAAGGTCTCGACCTCCGGCCACGCGTCGAGGGTTTCCTCGACGGTCGTCGGCGAGAGGTTGCCCCGAAACGGCGCAGAACCGGCACCGAGCATCGGATAAATCTCGATTCCTTCTTCCTCGGCCATGTCGTACAGCCGCTGCATCGTGACCTTGTTGATGAGGTCCGCCGACAGTGACCCGTAATTGAGTGCCGGGTCCGAACGCGCCAGGAAGACCCGCTGGGTGTCGATATCGCGGCCCTCGACGTACCCGCGGATGATCTCGTCGGCTGCGAGCATGTGCTTGCGCTCCTCGATCAGCGGGATGACGTTGATCGAGTTCGGTCGGAACTCCCCGACCCATTCCGAGACCGTTCGATCCTCTAGCAAGTATTCGTCGCCCTTGCCGACCACGAACTGCTCGTAGTAGTCGTGGACGGCGTTGAGCTGATCGGCGTCGGTCACCATCGGAATGATGACCTCGAAGATCGGCGGGACAACCTGCTCGTCGTGTTCATCGTAGAACAGCTCCGCGGCGTCGTACGACCGCGGGATGCTCTCGAGAATCTCCAGCAGAATCTTCGCCTCTGCTTCCTCGATGTCGGGGTTCGGCCCGCGAACCGTCAGCCGGGCGTCCCCGCCCAGCTTCGAGTCGAGGAAGTACTGATCGAACCGCGACAGTAGCTTCTTGACCGCGTACTCGTCGCCCTCCTTGCCCTCGAAGTCCCACATCTGCTCGTCGGCTCCGAGATGCGAGTACGCGTAGTACGCCTCCTGGATCTCGTCTTCGCCCTCTATCACGTCCCCCTCTGCGAAGAACGGAACCGTCGCGTTGTCCGGGTGTTGTGTGCTGAGTACGCGCGGTGGATCCGGCATATATTACTGTTTCTCGAACAATTATATAGCAGTTTCTATACTACGTATCTCTCGAAGGCACAACCGGTTGCACAGGCCGCGGACAGCGACACAGTAATCGGTGTCTAGCCCTCAGTGTACGTGTATGGAACAGAACGTCGGTTCCCTTGATAAGAGCGTTCGTATCGCTATCGGTGCGATCGCCGGAATTGTGTCGCTTGCAATACTGGGTGGACAGATCGGTCTGCCGGAGATTGCGTCACCAGTCCTGGG comes from the Halapricum desulfuricans genome and includes:
- the ppcA gene encoding phosphoenolpyruvate carboxylase, yielding MPDPPRVLSTQHPDNATVPFFAEGDVIEGEDEIQEAYYAYSHLGADEQMWDFEGKEGDEYAVKKLLSRFDQYFLDSKLGGDARLTVRGPNPDIEEAEAKILLEILESIPRSYDAAELFYDEHDEQVVPPIFEVIIPMVTDADQLNAVHDYYEQFVVGKGDEYLLEDRTVSEWVGEFRPNSINVIPLIEERKHMLAADEIIRGYVEGRDIDTQRVFLARSDPALNYGSLSADLINKVTMQRLYDMAEEEGIEIYPMLGAGSAPFRGNLSPTTVEETLDAWPEVETFTVQSAFKYDYPIETVQGAIETLRSAPESRHEKRIDEERALEVVDAVEEVYAEQVEQVAPLVNRIAEYTPKRRARKLHVGLFGYSREVGEMQLPRAITYTATLYSIGFPPTLMGLAGLSEEDIAFVEEAFPRFFETLEDAARYYNPRSQLILPLDEERATAGLDLVDVDFDPRHRAATDDVIDALEREDGDAIRAGVVRAAQVRQFLG
- a CDS encoding YgaP family membrane protein, with the translated sequence MEQNVGSLDKSVRIAIGAIAGIVSLAILGGQIGLPEIASPVLGIVAVMMLGTALTGTCGLYSVLGIDTCSV